Proteins co-encoded in one Sediminispirochaeta bajacaliforniensis DSM 16054 genomic window:
- a CDS encoding NAD(P)H-dependent oxidoreductase, producing MKMIVLGGSPKGEISVTMQYVHYLELKYPEIIFQKRFPAHDIRRLEKNEEAFEQLIEDIRQADAILWAFPLYIFCVCSQYLRFLELVEERGAIEAFAGKPAASLSTSIHFFDHIAHDYIKAVCEDWKMNFIAMHSPAMDDLVKAEGRQALERFFSFFLHLAGQKRPVCRQFPPVPSQKPSYRSLSAPVNIHSMEACKITVIADSTEGSLGNMIERFASCFSDGVEIVDLNRIKMLSGCMGCLHCGPKNMCRYDKTDEVRRIYEEKIHPADVLVIAGTIRGRWVSSLLKAFIDRGFFHTHQPFLTGKQVALFLDGSLTSNPVLYAGLSDYIACQGGSLIDTICDETEDCSFIDGCIDTLAEKIDTAQEYSYRKSQTFPAIAGMNLFRDEVYMHLRMVFHGDHRFYHRNKIYKTLPHKRPLALLGYRLIGGITSLPPIQRKMVRNMQTFMLTPYKPVLAMAAREAKRGEKGSGPEAADERCTKRKGP from the coding sequence ATGAAGATGATTGTTTTGGGAGGAAGCCCCAAGGGTGAAATCAGTGTGACAATGCAGTATGTACATTATCTTGAGCTAAAATATCCCGAAATTATATTTCAGAAACGATTTCCTGCACATGATATTCGGCGTCTTGAGAAAAATGAAGAGGCCTTTGAGCAATTAATAGAGGATATCCGCCAGGCGGATGCAATTCTTTGGGCTTTTCCCCTCTACATTTTCTGCGTTTGTTCCCAGTATCTTCGTTTCCTCGAATTGGTGGAGGAACGAGGTGCAATTGAGGCCTTTGCAGGAAAACCTGCGGCGAGTCTCTCTACCTCAATCCACTTTTTCGACCACATTGCCCACGACTATATCAAGGCGGTCTGCGAAGATTGGAAAATGAACTTCATTGCAATGCACTCTCCCGCCATGGATGATTTGGTAAAGGCCGAAGGCCGCCAGGCCCTGGAACGGTTTTTTTCCTTTTTTCTTCATCTTGCAGGACAAAAACGTCCTGTCTGCCGACAGTTCCCTCCAGTTCCTTCGCAGAAACCAAGCTATCGCTCACTTTCTGCGCCAGTGAACATCCACTCTATGGAAGCTTGTAAAATAACGGTAATTGCGGACTCTACGGAAGGCAGCCTTGGGAACATGATAGAACGTTTTGCCTCCTGCTTTTCCGATGGAGTGGAGATTGTCGATTTGAATCGTATCAAGATGCTTAGTGGTTGTATGGGCTGCCTTCATTGCGGGCCCAAAAATATGTGCCGGTATGACAAGACCGACGAAGTTCGGCGGATCTATGAGGAAAAGATCCATCCTGCAGATGTGCTGGTCATTGCCGGGACCATCCGGGGGCGTTGGGTTTCCTCTCTTTTGAAGGCCTTTATTGATCGAGGTTTTTTTCATACCCACCAGCCGTTCCTGACGGGAAAGCAGGTGGCGCTTTTTCTGGATGGAAGCTTAACCTCCAACCCTGTTTTGTATGCTGGACTTTCCGACTACATAGCGTGCCAGGGGGGAAGTCTTATCGATACCATATGTGATGAGACGGAAGATTGCTCCTTTATCGACGGCTGTATTGACACCCTGGCCGAAAAGATAGACACGGCACAGGAATATTCCTACCGGAAGTCGCAAACCTTCCCTGCAATTGCAGGCATGAACCTTTTTCGCGATGAAGTATATATGCATCTTCGGATGGTGTTCCACGGGGATCATCGATTTTATCATCGGAACAAGATCTATAAAACCTTGCCTCACAAACGTCCTCTTGCCTTATTGGGATATCGATTAATCGGGGGAATAACATCATTACCTCCCATCCAACGGAAGATGGTCAGGAATATGCAAACTTTCATGCTTACCCCCTATAAGCCGGTCCTTGCCATGGCTGCTCGGGAGGCAAAACGGGGAGAAAAGGGAAGCGGTCCGGAAGCGGCAGATGAGAGGTGTACAAAAAGGAAGGGCCCATGA
- a CDS encoding NusG domain II-containing protein has protein sequence MNTTRLKRWPRPLDAVIIIIAVLVIVLISIEVYGGKGSAARLLVQSEGRTFVYPLDQDRIIEVKGPLGTTTIEIRDGRARFVDSPCRDKICVAYGWLENPGEWTACLPNKVLAAIEDNSSKEASIDFLSY, from the coding sequence ATGAATACCACCCGGCTGAAACGGTGGCCGCGTCCTTTGGACGCGGTCATTATCATTATAGCGGTACTTGTTATCGTTTTGATTTCCATTGAGGTGTACGGAGGCAAGGGGAGCGCTGCTCGTCTGCTTGTTCAGAGTGAGGGCCGTACCTTTGTCTATCCTCTCGACCAGGACCGCATCATTGAGGTAAAAGGCCCTCTGGGCACAACCACCATAGAGATACGTGACGGGCGGGCCCGATTTGTCGATTCTCCGTGTCGAGATAAGATATGTGTTGCCTATGGGTGGCTTGAGAATCCCGGTGAATGGACCGCCTGCCTTCCCAATAAGGTCCTTGCTGCCATTGAGGACAATTCGTCGAAGGAAGCTTCAATTGACTTTCTTAGTTATTAA
- the htpG gene encoding molecular chaperone HtpG: MSKHTFKTEVSQLLHLIIHSLYSHKEIFLRELVSNASDALDKLKYLTLTDDAYKEIAFDPKIDISFQESPSKTITISDDGIGMNKEDLTNQLGTIARSGTKAFIDQLSGDAKKDANLIGQFGVGFYSCFMVADRVEVLTRKAGEEQAWIWKSDGKSNFTIEEGQREEPGTTITLFLNDEGVEYASRWEIDQLVKKYSNHIPFPIFLSYDQKKYDDKGKETGEIEHKREQINSAAALWKRPKNELTDEDYHEFYKSIGHDSEEPLLYIHTRAEGTLEYTTLFFVPKHAPFDLYQADYRPGVKLYVKRVFITDDEKELMPTYLRFLRGVIDSEDLPLNVSREILQQNRVLNSIRTASVKKVLGEFKSLAENNPETYNEFITEYNRPLKEGLYSDFANRDLLLELVRFKSTSQEGFTSLAAYKERMKEDQKAIYYITGGDEETLRSSPLLEAYKGKGIEVLVMNDEIDEIVVPSIGKFNDVELKAVNRTGAADDLKSDDDKKTEESAKPLMEKLKKALGDRVKDVVASTRLSDSPSCIVADEDDPTAQLQQMLKAMGQKNMPEFKPILEVNPTHPIVKGLESSGDDSLIDDVAQLLLDQALLIEGVELKKPAEFVKHLNRILEKAL, from the coding sequence ATGTCAAAGCACACATTTAAGACTGAGGTGTCACAGCTTCTTCACCTCATCATCCACTCCCTTTACTCACATAAGGAGATATTTTTGCGGGAGTTGGTATCCAATGCTTCCGATGCGCTGGATAAGCTGAAATACCTCACCCTTACGGATGACGCCTATAAGGAAATTGCCTTTGATCCAAAAATCGATATTTCCTTCCAGGAGAGCCCTTCCAAGACGATTACCATATCCGATGACGGGATTGGTATGAATAAAGAAGATCTCACCAACCAGCTTGGTACCATTGCCCGATCCGGAACCAAGGCCTTTATCGATCAGCTGTCGGGGGATGCAAAAAAGGATGCAAACCTGATCGGTCAATTCGGAGTCGGCTTTTACAGCTGCTTCATGGTTGCCGACAGGGTGGAAGTCCTGACGCGGAAGGCAGGAGAGGAACAGGCGTGGATATGGAAAAGCGATGGGAAGAGCAATTTTACCATTGAAGAGGGACAGCGTGAGGAGCCCGGGACGACTATTACGCTTTTCCTGAACGACGAAGGTGTGGAATACGCCAGCCGTTGGGAGATTGATCAACTGGTGAAGAAGTATTCCAATCATATTCCTTTTCCGATTTTTCTTAGCTACGACCAAAAGAAATACGACGATAAAGGTAAAGAGACTGGAGAGATCGAACATAAGCGGGAGCAGATCAATAGTGCCGCGGCACTCTGGAAGCGTCCCAAAAATGAGCTTACCGATGAAGATTATCACGAGTTCTACAAAAGCATCGGTCACGACAGCGAGGAGCCTCTTCTCTATATCCATACAAGAGCGGAAGGAACCCTTGAGTACACGACCCTCTTTTTTGTTCCCAAGCATGCTCCCTTTGATCTCTATCAGGCTGATTACCGTCCCGGTGTGAAGCTCTATGTGAAGCGGGTCTTCATTACCGATGATGAAAAGGAGTTGATGCCTACCTATCTTCGCTTCCTTCGTGGCGTGATTGATTCCGAGGATCTGCCCTTGAATGTAAGCCGGGAAATTCTTCAGCAGAACAGGGTTCTGAACAGTATCAGGACCGCATCGGTTAAGAAGGTTTTGGGTGAGTTTAAAAGCCTGGCCGAGAACAATCCCGAAACATACAACGAGTTTATTACCGAGTATAACAGGCCATTGAAAGAGGGGCTCTATTCTGATTTCGCCAACCGGGATCTTCTGTTGGAACTTGTTCGCTTTAAGTCAACATCTCAAGAAGGCTTTACCAGCCTTGCCGCATACAAGGAGCGCATGAAAGAAGATCAGAAGGCGATCTATTACATTACCGGAGGTGATGAAGAAACCCTTCGCAGCAGCCCGCTTCTTGAGGCCTATAAGGGGAAGGGTATCGAGGTTCTCGTCATGAATGATGAGATTGACGAGATCGTGGTACCTTCCATCGGCAAATTTAACGATGTGGAATTAAAGGCTGTCAATCGCACAGGTGCCGCAGACGACCTGAAAAGTGACGACGATAAGAAAACTGAAGAATCGGCAAAGCCTTTGATGGAAAAACTAAAAAAGGCTCTTGGTGATCGCGTTAAGGATGTTGTCGCCTCCACCCGTCTCTCCGACAGCCCTTCCTGTATCGTGGCCGACGAGGATGATCCCACGGCTCAGCTTCAGCAGATGCTCAAGGCGATGGGACAGAAAAACATGCCCGAGTTCAAACCTATTCTTGAGGTAAATCCCACTCATCCCATAGTCAAAGGGCTTGAATCCTCCGGTGATGATTCTCTGATCGATGATGTTGCCCAGCTTTTGCTTGATCAGGCATTGTTGATCGAAGGGGTCGAATTAAAAAAACCTGCCGAATTTGTAAAGCATCTCAACCGCATTCTGGAGAAAGCTCTCTGA
- a CDS encoding NlpC/P60 family protein: protein MADVNIAARGSTLLFLVVGAYAALILSSCASLSPIGSSRTSPSAMGNMLTGPAAETQQALIDSAYTLLGKKRLAVKGKNFRLDCTGVVQAVYWGAGIDLVAPLSRYTGNGVSRLYAYLNDQGLLEEASTPSPGDLIFWDDTYDRNGNGKVDDPLTHIGMVVNVWENGDLEYIHHNYRKGIVLEKMNHKTPSLYTREENGKSIIVNSPMRMRGSPAYDKTLSGELVHAWGHAYLLAY from the coding sequence ATGGCTGACGTAAACATCGCCGCACGTGGTTCCACATTGCTTTTCCTCGTCGTAGGTGCCTATGCCGCCCTCATCCTCTCCTCCTGTGCGTCTCTGTCCCCAATTGGTTCATCGAGAACGTCACCATCCGCAATGGGTAACATGCTCACAGGCCCTGCCGCAGAAACCCAGCAAGCACTGATCGACTCCGCCTATACCCTACTTGGAAAAAAGCGGCTTGCCGTAAAAGGTAAAAACTTTCGGCTCGATTGCACCGGAGTCGTGCAGGCAGTCTACTGGGGAGCCGGTATCGATCTCGTCGCCCCTCTTTCCCGCTATACGGGAAACGGTGTGTCACGATTATATGCCTATCTCAACGATCAGGGGCTGCTTGAAGAAGCAAGCACTCCGAGTCCGGGAGATCTGATCTTCTGGGACGACACCTACGACAGGAACGGTAATGGCAAAGTTGATGACCCCCTTACCCATATTGGTATGGTTGTTAACGTTTGGGAAAACGGCGATCTTGAGTATATTCATCACAACTATCGAAAAGGCATAGTCCTCGAAAAGATGAACCATAAGACTCCATCTTTATATACAAGGGAAGAAAATGGTAAGTCCATTATTGTCAACAGCCCAATGCGTATGCGGGGAAGTCCGGCATACGATAAGACCTTGTCGGGGGAGCTCGTGCATGCCTGGGGCCATGCCTACCTTCTTGCCTATTAG
- a CDS encoding response regulator produces MAQVEGISTDKSRLILLCDDELILRKVARKMIIACGYDVEVFDSGRDLIDYVEKEQGKAPSAVIIDLQMPDMDGVALFRYFRRTFPLLPVIISTGHVDEEIISSAKAIGVSYLLYKPYSILELGRVLNLALASTEH; encoded by the coding sequence GTGGCACAAGTCGAGGGCATTAGCACCGACAAAAGTCGTTTGATTCTTCTCTGCGATGATGAGCTCATCTTACGGAAAGTTGCACGGAAAATGATCATTGCATGTGGTTATGATGTGGAGGTTTTCGACTCAGGCAGAGATTTGATCGACTATGTTGAAAAAGAGCAGGGTAAAGCGCCCTCTGCGGTTATTATCGATCTTCAAATGCCGGATATGGATGGGGTTGCACTTTTCCGCTATTTTCGGAGAACCTTCCCCTTGCTTCCTGTGATCATTTCCACGGGGCATGTAGATGAAGAGATCATCAGTTCGGCAAAGGCGATAGGAGTTTCTTATCTCTTATATAAGCCGTATTCGATTCTTGAATTGGGTCGGGTGTTAAATTTGGCGCTGGCATCCACGGAGCATTAG
- a CDS encoding PadR family transcriptional regulator, with product MARTNKTQYAILGMLNYQPMSGYDIKKISDHSIGHFWNENYGNIYPVLKRMMKEGLVTMELQQGDSAPPRKVYTITVKGRQVFLDWLAGSPERQILRKELLLQLFFGQWISFETIEDKLHSESAFCSSMIKNLQQIMDHLEDDHGKNLPEQSVGTFAAGLPYWRMTVEFGLRYYQGIREWCDTSLHELSQIDKGEKR from the coding sequence ATGGCACGCACAAATAAAACGCAATATGCCATTCTCGGCATGCTGAATTATCAGCCAATGAGCGGATACGATATAAAAAAGATAAGTGATCACAGTATTGGACATTTCTGGAATGAAAACTACGGCAACATTTATCCAGTCCTTAAACGAATGATGAAAGAGGGCCTTGTTACTATGGAACTCCAGCAAGGAGACTCCGCTCCGCCGCGAAAGGTGTACACCATAACGGTGAAGGGACGACAGGTTTTTCTGGATTGGCTTGCCGGGAGTCCTGAACGGCAAATCCTGCGGAAAGAATTGCTGTTGCAACTTTTTTTCGGGCAATGGATATCTTTCGAAACTATTGAAGACAAGCTTCACAGTGAATCCGCATTCTGTTCTTCCATGATCAAAAATCTTCAGCAGATTATGGATCATCTGGAGGATGATCATGGAAAAAATCTTCCTGAGCAGTCGGTGGGTACGTTTGCGGCAGGACTACCGTATTGGAGAATGACAGTCGAATTTGGACTTCGGTATTACCAAGGCATCCGGGAGTGGTGTGATACTTCCCTGCATGAACTTTCTCAAATTGATAAGGGGGAAAAGAGATGA
- the wrbA gene encoding NAD(P)H:quinone oxidoreductase: MKIAVVFYSMYGHMHAMAEAALEGAVTVPGAEGGLYRFPETLDPKVLEMLGATEVQKKLSSIPEVTLDVIKDADGIIFGIPTRFGNMLGQARAFFDTTGQLWAQGALIGKVGSVMSSSATQHGGQESTILTSIVTLMHHGMVIVGLPYSFQGQMTIDEISGSSPYGASTITGGKGERMPSENELSAARFQGEYVAEIAKKLST; this comes from the coding sequence ATGAAAATCGCCGTTGTTTTTTATTCAATGTACGGTCACATGCATGCCATGGCAGAGGCGGCCCTGGAAGGAGCCGTAACCGTGCCGGGAGCAGAGGGAGGTCTCTATCGATTTCCCGAAACGCTTGATCCCAAGGTTCTGGAGATGTTGGGAGCTACTGAAGTACAGAAAAAACTGTCGTCGATACCGGAAGTGACCCTTGATGTCATCAAAGATGCGGACGGCATCATTTTCGGTATTCCCACCAGATTTGGAAACATGCTTGGTCAGGCTCGCGCTTTTTTCGATACAACCGGTCAGCTTTGGGCCCAGGGGGCTTTGATCGGTAAGGTCGGTAGTGTGATGTCCAGCTCCGCTACTCAGCACGGTGGTCAGGAAAGCACAATCCTCACCTCCATCGTGACACTCATGCACCACGGGATGGTTATTGTTGGGCTCCCCTACTCATTCCAGGGACAAATGACCATAGACGAAATATCAGGAAGCTCTCCCTACGGGGCTTCAACAATTACCGGGGGAAAAGGCGAGCGGATGCCCAGTGAGAATGAGCTGTCGGCGGCGCGGTTCCAAGGGGAATACGTGGCCGAGATTGCAAAAAAACTGAGCACATAA
- a CDS encoding STAS domain-containing protein: MERGRYFVAEREGITFIRMVGNLKYTGSSAFDMFLDDFLSQEYRDVVVDLSDAIFIDSTNLGLLARIAERSRRMGKPSVTLISPHNDINRILRSVRFDRIFHIVSSLDTPESLEELEVGGSHTVSKQNDNLNMILRAHKALINLDDANRHEFQDVVDLLEQHQQKQNG; encoded by the coding sequence TTGGAGCGCGGTAGGTACTTTGTGGCGGAACGCGAGGGCATCACCTTTATTCGAATGGTAGGGAATTTGAAGTATACCGGAAGTTCCGCTTTCGATATGTTTTTAGATGATTTTCTTTCCCAGGAATATCGTGATGTTGTTGTCGATCTTTCCGATGCGATCTTTATCGATTCAACGAATCTTGGCCTCCTTGCTCGAATTGCAGAGCGTTCCCGACGCATGGGGAAACCTTCCGTTACCCTTATAAGTCCCCATAACGATATCAACAGAATACTTCGTAGTGTCAGGTTTGATCGCATTTTTCACATTGTTTCATCCCTCGATACCCCGGAAAGCCTTGAGGAACTTGAGGTGGGGGGCTCCCATACCGTCTCCAAACAGAATGATAATCTCAACATGATCCTTCGAGCCCACAAAGCCCTAATTAATCTTGATGATGCGAACCGACATGAGTTCCAGGATGTGGTGGATCTGCTGGAACAGCATCAACAGAAGCAGAACGGCTGA
- the ccsA gene encoding cytochrome c biogenesis protein CcsA, with product MNATLSFFLFLAATAVSACSLFTKRATIFCDLIARILAAIAVLLLLILLLWRSFSIGFPALTGMYEGLTFFSGAIGGLTLFMMRKGERASRMIRLWGFLVAAVLLALASSPLAPSSLSYPVPALRSGWLVLHVSFSFLGEAAFAVSFAAAITWFLARRPETKNKAEAVASAAVALGYPVYTLGALLFGAIWAQYAWGRFWGWDPKEIWALVTWLVYTLYLHIRLGRKRRGAFPMAVLVLGFALALFTFLGVNFLASGLHSYR from the coding sequence ATGAACGCTACCCTCTCTTTTTTCTTGTTTCTTGCGGCAACAGCCGTATCTGCTTGCTCTCTCTTTACAAAACGCGCTACTATTTTTTGCGATCTGATCGCCCGTATTCTTGCAGCCATAGCCGTGCTTTTGCTTCTCATCCTCCTTCTTTGGCGTTCATTTTCCATCGGTTTTCCTGCGTTGACCGGTATGTATGAAGGTTTGACCTTTTTCTCCGGGGCAATCGGTGGCTTGACCCTCTTTATGATGAGAAAGGGAGAGCGGGCATCCCGGATGATCAGGCTCTGGGGCTTCTTGGTGGCTGCGGTACTTCTTGCCCTTGCCTCCAGCCCTCTTGCCCCTTCTTCTCTTTCCTATCCGGTTCCGGCTCTCCGGTCCGGTTGGCTCGTACTGCATGTTTCTTTCAGTTTTCTCGGTGAAGCCGCCTTCGCCGTCTCCTTTGCTGCAGCAATCACCTGGTTTCTTGCGAGACGACCGGAAACGAAGAATAAGGCTGAAGCCGTTGCCTCGGCTGCTGTTGCTCTCGGTTATCCCGTTTATACTTTGGGAGCGCTTCTGTTCGGGGCCATCTGGGCTCAGTATGCCTGGGGCCGATTCTGGGGGTGGGATCCTAAAGAGATTTGGGCCTTGGTGACCTGGCTTGTTTACACCCTGTATCTTCATATTCGGCTAGGAAGAAAGCGTCGGGGAGCTTTTCCCATGGCCGTTTTGGTTCTCGGTTTTGCACTTGCGCTTTTTACTTTTCTTGGAGTTAATTTTCTCGCCAGCGGACTCCATTCCTACCGGTAG
- a CDS encoding cytochrome c biogenesis protein ResB codes for MKLALILIIFLALYAAVSGITGKGSEAFRFPFFLVPLGLFALNLVSCTAYRLYREISGRQMWHVGPDLVHIALILMIISGLISLFGRWEGQVALSPGEAARLDETHVVVLEEFRIEHYENGAPKEWVSALVVSSKGGETKNAEVRVNHPARVGPYLIYQSSWQESERGAVSVLLAVKDPSSPLAFISIAFMVMGMGMTYVPKLRSLLEAS; via the coding sequence ATGAAACTCGCTCTCATCCTTATCATTTTCCTTGCCCTTTATGCTGCTGTTTCCGGCATTACAGGAAAAGGATCCGAGGCTTTTCGCTTTCCTTTCTTTTTGGTTCCCCTTGGCTTGTTCGCTCTGAATTTAGTTTCGTGTACGGCATACCGTTTGTACCGAGAGATTTCGGGACGTCAGATGTGGCATGTCGGTCCTGATCTGGTCCATATTGCGCTTATTCTGATGATCATATCAGGGTTGATTTCGTTATTCGGCCGTTGGGAAGGGCAGGTTGCGCTTTCACCCGGTGAGGCGGCCCGCCTTGATGAGACGCATGTGGTCGTTCTCGAGGAATTTCGAATAGAACATTATGAAAACGGGGCACCGAAAGAATGGGTTTCGGCGCTTGTCGTATCTTCCAAGGGGGGAGAGACAAAAAATGCGGAGGTGCGGGTTAACCATCCGGCCCGCGTTGGCCCTTATTTGATATACCAGTCATCCTGGCAGGAAAGCGAACGAGGTGCCGTGAGTGTTCTCCTTGCGGTAAAAGATCCATCTTCTCCCCTTGCCTTTATCTCCATTGCTTTTATGGTAATGGGGATGGGTATGACCTATGTTCCGAAATTGCGATCGCTTCTGGAGGCATCATGA
- a CDS encoding MarR family winged helix-turn-helix transcriptional regulator, which translates to MSTHYIGSEKERVALDTFIKLNRALQGLSDRTFAKAPLPASLSPVRFGILETLYHLGPLHQNELREKLLKSKGTVSISVEQLERAGLVSRSEGNEDRRFRKVAITEEGTGLISAYFPQYTAALTKEMESLTIEEQRLLGNLAKKLGKKEEQK; encoded by the coding sequence ATGAGCACACATTACATCGGCAGCGAAAAGGAACGAGTCGCCCTGGATACCTTTATAAAACTAAACAGGGCCCTCCAGGGCCTTTCCGATCGAACGTTTGCGAAAGCACCATTACCGGCTTCGCTTTCTCCTGTACGATTCGGAATTCTTGAGACACTCTATCACCTTGGTCCATTGCATCAGAACGAGTTACGAGAGAAGCTCCTTAAGTCGAAGGGAACCGTTTCAATCTCTGTTGAGCAGCTTGAGCGGGCCGGTTTGGTGTCACGGAGTGAGGGAAACGAAGATCGCAGGTTTCGTAAGGTGGCTATTACCGAAGAGGGAACAGGATTGATTAGTGCCTATTTTCCGCAGTATACGGCAGCACTAACCAAGGAGATGGAATCGCTGACCATCGAAGAACAGCGATTATTAGGAAATTTGGCGAAAAAGCTCGGAAAGAAGGAGGAGCAAAAATGA
- a CDS encoding PP2C family protein-serine/threonine phosphatase, translated as MSGNSKSPWKILIVDDEEEVHIVTRMVLKGLEFRDKPLELISAHTAEEAFDICERQRDIAVALVDVVLERDDAGLTFVRAVRDKLHDKLMRVILRTGQPGQAPEARVVIDYDINDYKEKVDLTSQKLITSVIAAIRSYADLLTIADLNRQLEQKVADRTRALNDANLKLRSYIAKLESDHAAGGRMQQRLLPDQDRRFGDYTFSSRLFSSMSLSGDFLDYYEIDDQHIGFYIADVSGHGIGSAIVTVLLKNFMDTYLELYKEEGVDLVLHPLDLASRINSELLRENLGKYLTIFLGVLDTDSGRIDYCNCGQFPYPMRIAGGRQETLEESGTPVGLFSAPDFIEAGTVLPEGGSLLIISDGILEFMKEGSIEEKQQKLLTLFGEHEPDIGDALQKLGLAMPVALPDDITLLLVRREVPLGAR; from the coding sequence ATGAGCGGAAATTCGAAGAGCCCTTGGAAAATTCTCATTGTTGATGATGAAGAAGAGGTTCATATCGTCACCAGGATGGTCTTGAAGGGGCTTGAATTTAGGGATAAGCCCCTGGAACTGATAAGTGCGCATACTGCAGAAGAAGCATTCGATATTTGCGAGCGGCAGCGGGATATTGCCGTCGCTCTTGTTGATGTCGTCCTGGAGCGGGATGATGCCGGTTTGACATTTGTCAGGGCCGTAAGAGATAAGCTCCATGATAAGCTCATGCGTGTCATCCTTCGTACCGGTCAGCCCGGCCAGGCTCCCGAAGCCCGGGTTGTTATTGATTATGATATTAATGATTACAAAGAAAAGGTCGATCTTACCTCGCAAAAGCTGATCACCTCGGTGATCGCGGCGATTCGAAGTTACGCCGATTTGCTGACCATCGCCGATTTGAACAGGCAGCTGGAACAGAAGGTTGCAGATCGTACCAGAGCGCTGAATGATGCAAACTTAAAACTTCGTTCCTATATTGCAAAGCTCGAAAGCGACCACGCGGCAGGTGGCAGAATGCAGCAACGACTTTTGCCGGACCAGGACCGTCGTTTCGGTGACTATACTTTTTCAAGCCGGCTTTTTTCCTCGATGTCTCTCAGCGGCGATTTTCTTGATTACTATGAAATAGATGATCAGCATATCGGATTCTACATTGCCGATGTTTCAGGACATGGCATCGGGTCGGCTATTGTTACGGTTTTGCTGAAGAATTTTATGGACACTTATCTTGAGCTTTATAAGGAAGAGGGTGTTGATCTCGTTCTTCATCCGCTTGATCTTGCTTCCAGGATAAATTCGGAGCTTTTACGCGAAAACCTTGGTAAGTATTTGACGATTTTCCTCGGAGTGCTTGATACTGATTCCGGACGGATCGACTACTGTAACTGCGGACAGTTTCCCTATCCGATGAGGATTGCAGGGGGCAGGCAGGAGACCTTGGAAGAGAGCGGAACACCTGTGGGGCTTTTTTCCGCTCCTGATTTTATCGAAGCAGGTACCGTACTTCCGGAGGGCGGATCTCTCTTGATTATATCCGATGGGATTCTCGAGTTTATGAAAGAGGGGAGCATCGAAGAAAAGCAGCAGAAATTGCTTACGCTTTTCGGAGAACACGAGCCTGATATTGGTGATGCGCTGCAAAAACTTGGGCTTGCAATGCCTGTTGCGCTGCCGGACGATATTACGCTATTGCTTGTTCGCAGGGAGGTGCCCCTTGGAGCGCGGTAG